In Toxoplasma gondii ME49 chromosome X, whole genome shotgun sequence, a single genomic region encodes these proteins:
- a CDS encoding hypothetical protein (encoded by transcript TGME49_234390), whose product MAGSRVTSACGDDPGSVSPGRTEDVQFNVGGQLDLLKTVAPRLSPQPLLLCFPLSACSRVPRLSLASSPSCPASVRSLDDVIALENKAVTTRVKKQSRLSTSLSHALFEALRGRLSGPQPVSFDVFVTNLETKAQATLQSADSCDVCERAGGEEGAEGLEASRSLKKKRGEKAGKSDRRTAARRTIAVCVVPQLDPANGRVMLTPPQRVCEACFRILHLPHLLAVSVASVVSAAPLSRSVFSEVLEHFAAVNGYSSLSVAGARLQQAISLAFSVSLLKKQVNWRLERLAYPSLDAFFSSLGSDASPSPRTRDIRIQNCPIEDVSPNGVPPSNVSKGEQKKISLQRTVLAKRRRQGPTDANKHSATDDTSHKQAEDLDVETSTKREKVKKSAGFCEKVAAKNDQARNQVVNNSQQSRKGKKRKQTA is encoded by the exons ATGGCAGGTTCACGGGTCACTTCGGCCTGCGGCGATGACCCTGGCTCGGTGTCGCCCGGTCGAACGGAGGACGTGCAGTTTAACGTCGGAGGTCAGTTGGACCTTCTTAAGACAGTGGCGCCGCGACTGTCCCCGcaacctcttcttctctgttttccactctctgcatgcagccgagTCCCGCGgctttccctcgcttcttctccctcgtgtCCTGCGTCCGTCCGCTCGTTGGACGACGTCATCGCGCTCGAAAACAAAGCTGTGACGACCCGGGTGAAGAAACAGTCACGCCTTTCaacctctctctcgcatgcaCTCTTCGAGGCTTTGAGAGGGAGACTTTCTGGGCCACAGCCTGTCAGCTTTGACGTCTTTGTCACCAACCTAGAAACAAAGGCACAGGCCACCCTTCAGAGCGCGGACTCGTGTGACGTCTGCGAGCGAGCAGGTGGCGAGGAGGGAGCTGAGGGGCTGGAGGCGTCTCGGAgcttgaagaagaaacgaggggaaAAGGCTGGAAAGAGTGACAGACGCACTGCGGCACGGAGAACTATTGCGGTATGCGTCGTTCCGCAACTCGACCCTGCCAATGGACGCGTCATGTTGACACCTCCCCAG CGTGTCTGCGAAGCGTGCTTCCGTATCCTACATCTTCCCCATCTTCTCGCcgtgtctgtcgcttcggtcgtctctgctgcgcctCTGAGTCGCTCGGTTTTTTCTGAGGTCTTGGAGCACTTTGCAGCGGTGAACGGCTACTCATCTTTGTCTGTCGCCGGCGCTCGCCTGCAGCAAGCGATCTCCCTTGCCTTCagtgtctcccttctcaaAAA GCAAGTCAACTGGCGCTTGGAGAGGCTAGCATACCCTTCCCTCGATGCCTTCTTCTCATCTCTCGGCTCAGATGCCTCGCCCTCACCTCGTACTCGGGACATTCGAATTCAGAACTGTCCGATTGAAGATGTGTCGCCGAACGGTGTTCCTCCATCCAATGTTTCTAAAGGGGAGCAAAAGAAGATCTCTCTTCAGAGGACAGTCTTAGCGAAACGCCGGAGACAGGGACCTACAGATGCCAACAAGCACAGTGCCACTGATGACACCAGCCACAAGCAGGCAGAAGACCTAGATGTTGAAACAAgcacgaaaagagagaaggtcAAGAAAAGTGCAGGATTTTGTGAAAAGGTTGCTGCCAAGAATGACCAAGCGCGGAACCAGGTGGTCAACAACTCCCAGCAGTCACGCAAAGGcaaaaagaggaagcagacggcCTAG
- a CDS encoding hypothetical protein (encoded by transcript TGME49_234380) encodes MLFPPGIFSEATAFSHKRSIRSISSHSTFDDVTAETDEAPVLAEVEKMPAVVKKVKHGMRKVLESLGILDSKCEQKKKHNKIPSAAAGDSPIKTFGYPFYDTSLGRSLLRPQVGLSFIEGFMQPIKVGAFDWMVQGTVDDVLSFLVCFDDYEAIAEKLGEDGAWHSEGNIGPLYLQLQNTSQYQGDASSILMAYSVEQILGRIDTWGVIDQTIGHWWKPAASLSEKAKSVYDTYQSLKERVPDLTTEKFQEVWNSASTKSGVGKLKELAKLFTLNPETRDLRDSWENLDRVDRGRKISLYVTSYPKRSRTMATFAFGENRVKLGDMAAAVAAATKDSTLDNLLKKYV; translated from the exons ATGCTCTTCCCGCCAG GCATTTTCTCA GAGGCGACCGCATTCAGCCACAAACGCAGCATTCGCTCGATTTCCTCCCACAGCACTTTCGACGATGTTACCGCGGAGACCGACGAAGCACCTGTCTTGGCGGAGGTTGAGAAGATGCCTGCCGTGGTTAAGAAAGTCAAGCACGGAATGAGGAAGGTGCTCGAGAGTCTCGGGATTCTCGACAGCAAAtgcgaacagaagaagaaacacaacaAGATCCCTAGCGCCGCAGCCGGAGATTCCCCAATTAAAACTTTTGGATATCCTTTCTACGACACCTCCTTGGGCCGTTCACTTCTCAGACCGCAGGTCGGACTATCCTTTATTGAAGGTTTCATGCAGCCCATTAAAGTCGGTGCTTTTGACTGGATGGTCCAGGGCACGGTGGACGATGTCTTATCGTTTTTGGTGTGCTTTGATGACTACGAAGCCATCGCTGAGAAGCTTGGCGAAGATGGAGCGTGGCACAGCGAGGGCAACATTGGTCCTCTGTATCTCCAGCTTCAAAACACCTCGCAATACCAGGGCGACGCATCCTCTATCCTCATGGCGTACTCCGTTGAACAGATTTTAGGCCGAATCGACACGTGGGGAGTCATCGACCAAACTATTGGTCACTGGTGGAAGCCTGCCGCTTCGCTCTCCGAGAAAGCCAAGTCTGTCTACGACACATATCAGTCGCTGAAGGAACGCGTGCCGGACTTGACCACGGAAAAGTTCCAGGAGGTATGGAACAGCGCATCCACCAAAAGTGGCGTGGGCAAGTTGAAGGAGCTGGCCAAGCTGTTCACCTTGAACCCCGAGACACGCGATCTCCGTGATTCCTGGGAAAACCTCGACAGGGTGGACAGGGGCAGAAAGATTTCTCTGTACGTCACGTCGTATCCGAAGCGCTCACGTACTATGGCCACTTTTGCATTCGGCGAGAACAGGGTCAAGCTCGGAGACATGGCCGCAGCTGTGGCGGCGGCAACCAAAGACTCCACCCTTGACAACCTTTTGAAGAAATACGTTTGA
- a CDS encoding hypothetical protein (encoded by transcript TGME49_234400~Signal peptide predicted by SignalP 2.0 HMM (probability 0.997) with cleavage site probability 0.569 at residue 31~Predicted trans-membrane domain (TMHMM2.0):12-35), translated as MAGRQRRRDFAWRVALLFLAVVFFSKPSTSALYCYAAEYKVKGSFSYEGDLLEVKSTDTYSVTLHVGDVLSVWCKNAKGTFPKTFPPDVCMAFGTNCRENCTVSLAALLARNSEAISGDTVSGDAPLTITIPHQMNLATVFSFACISPNSGSPRVQFDVRINPGNKHVTMWAGTDQDAYNGGSSLSIRMPCVVAALISMSSIFGH; from the coding sequence ATGGCTggtcgacagagacggagggaCTTCGCATGGCGAGTGGCACTTTTATTCCTGGCCGTAGTCTTTTTCTCCAAGCCGAGTACTTCTGCCTTGTACTGCTACGCCGCGGAGTACAAAGTGAAAGGATCGTTTTCTTATGAAGGCGACTTGTTAGAAGTGAAGTCAACCGATACGTACAGTGTCACTCTGCATGTTGGCGACGTGCTGTCTGTCTGGTGCAAAAATGCGAAGGGCACGTTTCCGAAGACCTTCCCCCCAGACGTGTGCATGGCCTTCGGAACAAATTGCAGAGAAAACTGCACTGTCAGCTTGGCGGCACTTCTTGCGAGGAATTCAGAGGCGATCTCTGGGGATACGGTTTCCGGTGATGCACCGCTCACGATAACCATACCACATCAAATGAACCTGGCTACGGTATTCAGCTTCGCCTGCATTTCCCCGAACAGTGGATCCCCCAGAGTCCAGTTTGACGTCAGAATCAATCCAGGAAACAAGCATGTGACTATGTGGGCGGGTACAGACCAAGATGCCTACAATGGAGGCTCGAGCCTGTCTATCCGAATGCCCTGCGTTGTTGCTGCCCTCATTTCTATGAGTTCCATCTTCGGACATTAG
- a CDS encoding hypothetical protein (encoded by transcript TGME49_234375): MLLRGVRKQNELYKTLGTTPASFAAIRLLPLNAAVTNGAVTACREIPATHSRSLLRRPASSLPLPGGHYGIVTRHGAVGVMSPHAASGYIYGSCSSLWVMGERHRNTVNG, encoded by the exons ATGCTTCTCCGCGGAGTACGGAAACAAAACGAGCTTTACAAAACTTTGGGCACTACTCCGGCATCCTTTGCGGCGAttcgtctccttccactGAACGCTGCTGTAACTAATGGCGCGGTTACTGCCTGCAGAGAAATACCAGCGACACACTCCCGTTCGCTTTTGAGGCGCCCTGCGAGTTCATTACCTCTACCGGGCGGGCACTATGGTATCGTCACGCGTCACGGTGCAGTCGGCGTGATGTCACCACACGCTGCCAGTGGATATATCTACGGAAGCT GTTCGTCGCTATGGGTTATGGGGGAACGTCACCGAAACACGGTAAACGGCTAG
- the SRS42 gene encoding SAG-related sequence SRS42 (encoded by transcript TGME49_234370~Gene product name based on ToxoDB Community Expert Annotation.~Signal peptide predicted by SignalP 2.0 HMM (probability 0.999) with cleavage site probability 0.887 at residue 18), producing MKLASVAMLLSIFAYASAMDADQATAPKFFKNARKEQQFPFGQYNIVWFSSIRGTGTENIAYVYPGWKVAIECNNAKNWVPEDFKKLVCEGKGSSCTSKKTLQALFPGVPDSHQWWTGGDGIKEPAVLNVPENVPVSKTFSFRCEAIEDSKAKDQSYIITLVTEEAPENANFRA from the coding sequence ATGAAGCTCGCTTCGGTAGCAATGCTTCTTTCCATATTTGCCTATGCCTCTGCAATGGACGCAGACCAAGCTACCGCCCCAAAGTTTTTCAAGAATGCACGAAAGGAGCAGCAGTTTCCGTTTGGACAGTACAACATCGTGTGGTTCAGTTCCATCCGCGGGACGGGCACTGAGAACATCGCTTATGTGTATCCTGGATGGAAGGTGGCGATCGAATGCAACAATGCCAAGAACTGGGTCCCTGAAGACTTCAAAAAGCTGGTTTGTGAGGGAAAAGGCAGTAGTTGCACGAGTAAGAAGACTCTCCAAGCCCTCTTTCCTGGTGTGCCGGACTCGCACCAATGGTGGACGGGGGGTGACGGCATAAAAGAACCTGCTGTACTCAACGTGCCGGAAAATGTCCCTGTTTCAAAAACATTCTCGTTCAGATGCGAGGCGATAGAGGACTCAAAGGCAAAGGACCAGTCTTACATCATCACCCTCGTGACAGAAGAAGCACCAGAAAACGCAAACTTCAGGGCTTAG